From the Erythrolamprus reginae isolate rEryReg1 chromosome Z, rEryReg1.hap1, whole genome shotgun sequence genome, one window contains:
- the LOC139154430 gene encoding parathyroid hormone/parathyroid hormone-related peptide receptor-like, with protein MEELTQLSNFLRVAFCFSFLNIVCALVDTDDVLTKEEQIYLLNEAKSTCNNQINGQKEQMQDGQCSPEWDGIICWPASLPGKRVAVLCPDYIYDFNHHGHAYRCCNEDGNWQLVPNTNKTWANYTECVLFFAPERQDQEKEVFDRLHIIYTIGYSVSLASLVVAMCILCFFKRLHCNRNYIHLHLFASFICRAGSIFVKDIVLYSTFRPEGLLKGQDHDWDAAELTLTLGPRTQLAGCKAAVTVFLYFLATNHYWILVEGLYLHSLIFMAFLSNKSYLWTLTLIGWGSPAVFVSIWAGVRASLADTQCWDLSAGNMKWIYQIPILAAIMANFFLFLNIVRVLASKLWETNTGKLDPRQQYRKLLKSTLVLMPLFGVHYMVFMATPYTAVSSTLWQIQMHYEMLFNSLQGFFVALIYCFCNGEVQAEIKKAWFRRNLLLDIKQKTRVTSIGGSCYYGGLAFHATNSISLSMASWGTASATAIAMPLVARNWLMQLTSSGTTLEYFSASSTLYNCLSQEMMEKAPEEIIKTLVDSPGLENNSYLKKDIETML; from the exons ATGGAGGAATTGACCCAGTTAAGCAACTTCCTAAGAGTTGCTTTTTGTTTCTCCTTTCTGAATATAGTCTGTGCTTTG GTGGACACAGATGATGTTCTAACCAAAGAAGAACAGATCTATTTACTGAATGAAGCAAAATCAACATGTAACAATCAGATAAATGGCCAGAAGGAACAAATGCAAG ATGGTCAATGTTCACCTGAATGGGATGGAATCATTTGCTGGCCAGCAAGTCTCCCAGGTAAAAGAGTAGCGGTTCTTTGTCCAGACTACATCTATGACTTCAATCATCATG GTCACGCCTACAGATGTTGCAATGAAGATGGAAACTGGCAATTAGTCCCTAATACAAACAAAACCTGGGCCAATTACACAGAATGTGTCCTTTTCTTTGCCCCAGAACGGCAGGACCAAGAAAAG gaGGTGTTTGACCGTTTGCACATCATCTATACAATTGGCTATTCTGTCTCCCTGGCATCCCTTGTGGTTGCTATGTGTATCCTTTGCTTCTTCAA GCGCCTTCACTGCAATCGGAACTATATCCATCTCCATCTTTTTGCCTCTTTCATCTGCCGAGCTGGGAGCATCTTTGTGAAAGATATAGTTTTATATTCTACCTTCCGACCAGAAGGACTCTTAAAAGGACAAGACCATGATTGGGATGCTGCAGAGCTGACCCTCACTTTGGGACCCAGAACCCAATTG GCAGGTTGCAAAGCAGCAGTGACTGTCTTCTTGTACTTCCTGGCTACCAACCACTATTGGATCTTGGTGGAAGGCCTCTACCTCCACAGTTTAATCTTCATGGCTTTCCTGTCCAACAAAAGCTACCTGTGGACCCTGACCCTCATTGGATGGG GGTCACCTGCTGTCTTTGTATCCATCTGGGCCGGTGTAAGAGCATCTCTGGCCGATACACA ATGCTGGGACCTCAGTGCTGGAAATATGAAATGGATCTACCAGATCCCAATCTTAGCTGCAATCATG GcgaacttttttcttttcctcaacATTGTGAGAGTACTGGCATCCAAATTGTGGGAAACAAACACAGGGAAATTGGATCCACGACAACAGTACAG AAAACTATTGAAGTCAACTCTAGTCCTGATGCCCCTCTTTGGTGTTCATTACATGGTATTCATGGCTACGCCTTACACAGCTGTCTCCAGCACACTTTGGCAGATACAGATGCATTATGAGATGCTCTTCAATTCTTTACAG GGCTTCTTCGTGGCTCTAATTTATTGCTTTTGCAACGGTGAG GTACAAGCTGAAATTAAAAAAGCTTGGTTCCGAAGAAATTTGCTACTAGATATAAAACAGAAGACCCGTGTCACCAGCATTGGAGGGAGCTGTTATTATGGTGGTCTAGCATTCCATGCTACCAATAGCATCAGTCTAAGTATGGCCAGCTGGGGTACAGCTTCTGCCACAGCCATAGCTATGCCTTTGGTTGCCAGAAATTGGCTTATGCAGTTAACCAGCAGTGGTACTACACTGGAATACTTTTCTGCTTCTTCCACTCTATATAACTGCTTGAGTCAGGAGATGATGGAGAAAGCTCCTGAGGAGATTATTAAGACTTTGGTGGATTCTCCAGGCCTAGAAAACAATTCCTACctgaaaaaagatattgagaccaTGCTATAG